The following DNA comes from Armatimonadota bacterium.
CGAGTTCGCCGACCAGCAGTCCCGCCAGCAGCGCGCTCCGGATTCCCCCCAGGCCCCCCACCACCACCACGAGGAAGGCCCATGCCAGCCACCGGAGGTGCTCCTGCGGCGCGAACGGGAACATCATGGCCACGGCCACCCCTCCCATGGCGGCCGTGGCCACACCGGCCCCCACCACCAACATAGAGATCCTCGCCACATCCACCCCGAGCACCGCGGCCGCATCCGGATTCTGCCCGACCGCGCGCACCACCTTCCCCAGCAGGGTGCGGCGCAGCACAGCATCCAGGACCAGGATCATGGCCAGAGCAAGGCCCGCGGCCAGCAGGCGCCCCAGGGAGACCCGGATCCCGCCCACGGTCAGCACCACCTGGCCCGTCTGCCACGGCAGGACCCGGGTGTCCGTGGTCCACACCAAGATGGCCCCGTTCTCCAGCACCAGCATGAGACCGAACAGCACGAGGAGCCCCATGGCCTCCAGGGCGGAGGCGGTGCGCCGGAGCAGCAACCGGTCTATCGCCATCCCGACTCCGAAGAACACGGGCGCCACGGCCAGCACCGAGAGCAGCGGTGGCGCGCCCAACCGCCACAGCATCTCCAGCGCGAAGAAGGACCCCAGCATGACGAACGCGCTGTGGGCCACGTTCACGATCCCCAGCACGCCCAGGGTCAGGCTAAGCCCCACGG
Coding sequences within:
- a CDS encoding branched-chain amino acid ABC transporter permease, whose amino-acid sequence is MAPLLVEAMINGVLLGLVYALVSVGLSLTLGVLGIVNVAHSAFVMLGSFFALEMLWRLGAPPLLSVLAVAPVFFGVGMAIDRLLLRRTASALEAMGLLVLFGLMLVLENGAILVWTTDTRVLPWQTGQVVLTVGGIRVSLGRLLAAGLALAMILVLDAVLRRTLLGKVVRAVGQNPDAAAVLGVDVARISMLVVGAGVATAAMGGVAVAMMFPFAPQEHLRWLAWAFLVVVVGGLGGIRSALLAGLLVGELEALSGILLPFQYVYAVVYAFLAITLILRGRGLQTVQERVL